A part of Oncorhynchus kisutch isolate 150728-3 linkage group LG2, Okis_V2, whole genome shotgun sequence genomic DNA contains:
- the LOC109870002 gene encoding cystathionine beta-synthase yields the protein MPSVPSSIDSVHPVSSVCPHAAMLHNNATKANGDAAILNGGSKVNGEAMENLGLFNMNGLAQVNGEEGENDLENTVTGTEERQWIRPDLPSRCTWKLGMSSAESPHCHSAKTEAPRILPNILRRIGDTPLVRMNKIPKAFGLKCELLAKCEFFNAGGSVKDRISLRMVEDAERAGILKPGDTIIEPTSGNTGIGLALAAAVKGYRCIIVMPEKMSMEKVDVLRALGAEIVRTPTAARFDSPESHVGVAWRLKNEIPNSHILDQYRNASNPLAHYDTTAEEILEQCDGKVDMLVAGAGTGGTITGIARKLKERCPNIKIVGVDPEGSILAEPEELNMTDKTQYEVEGIGYDFIPTVLDRSVIDKWYKSNDEESFAMSRMLIREEGLLCGGSSGTAMAAAVKMSTELKEGQRCVVILPDSIRNYMSKFLSDNWMCDKGFLTPNDLMVSKSWWWNLTLQSLNLCAPITVLPSVNIKKTIKILKEKAFDQAPVVDESGMILGMLTLGNMLSSVLAGKVKASDPVSKVLYKQFKQVRLTDNLGKLSRILETDHFALVVHDQIQFMADGSSCLRQMVFGVVTSIDLLNYITTRERRGSARERTMSECSMTSECSLTDEL from the exons ATGCCTTCAGTTCCCTCCAGCATAGACTCTGTGCACCCTGTGTCCTCCGTCTGCCCCCACGCAGCTATGCTTCACAACAACGCTACCAAGGCCAACGGAGACGCCGCCATTTTGAATGGGGGGTCCAAGGTCAATGGAGAAGCAATGGAGAACTTGGGGTTGTTCAACATGAATGGATTGGCCCAAGTgaatggggaggagggggagaacgACCTGGAGAACACAGTCACAGGCACTGAGGAGAGGCAGTGGATCCGTCCTGATCTGCCCAGTAGATGCACCTGGAAATTGGGCATGTCCTCTGCCGAGTCCCCTCACTGCCACTCTGCAaa GACCGAAGCCCCCAGAATTCTACCCAACATCCTCAGGAGGATTGGAGACACACCTTTGGTCCGCATGAACAAGATACCCAAAGCCTTCGGCCTCAAGTGTGAACTCT tggCCAAGTGTGAGTTCTTCAATGCAGGGGGCAGTGTGAAGGACCGTATCAGTCTGAGGATGGTGGAGGATGCAGAGCGAGCTGGCATCCTCAAACCTGGAGACACCATCATCGAGCCCACCTCCGGCAACACCG gtATTGGTCTGGCCCTGGCCGCTGCAGTTAAAGGCTATCGCTGCATCATCGTCATGCCTGAGAAGATGAGCATGGAGAAG GTGGATGTGCTGAGAGCCTTGGGGGCGGAGATCGTGCGTACCCCCACCGCCGCCCGTTTTGATTCGCCAGAGTCCCACGTGGGCGTAGCCTGGCGTCTGAAGAACGAGATTCCTAACTCTCACATCCTTGACCAGTACCGTAACGCTAGCAACCCCCTGGCCCACTACGACACTACTGCCGAGGAGATCCTGGAGCAGtgcgatg GTAAGGTGGACATGTTGGTGGCAGGAGCTGGCACAGGTGGCACCATCACTGGCATCGCCCGCAAGCTGAAGGAGAGATGCCCCAACATCAAG ATCGTGGGCGTGGACCCTGAGGGTTCTATCCTGGCTGAGCCAGAGGAGCTGAACATGACAGACAAGACCCAATACGAGGTGGAGGGCATCGGATATGACTTCATCCCCACCGTGCTGGACAGATCT GTAATTGACAAGTGGTATAAGTCCAATGATGAGGAGTCCTTTGCCATGTCACGCATGCTGATCAGGGAGGAGGGGCTTCTTTGCG GAGGTAGTTCAGGCACGGCCATGGCTGCAGCAGTGAAGATGAGTACAGAGCTGAAGGAGGGCCAACGCTGTGTCGTCATCCTGCCTGACTCCATCCGCAACTACAT GTCTAAGTTCCTCAGTGACAACTGGATGTGTGATAAGGGCTTTCTAACCCCAAATGACCTGATGGTGTCCAAATCCTGGTGGTGGAACCTGACTCTGCAGAGTCTGAACCTGTGTGCCCCTATCACCGTGCTGCCCTCCGTCAACATCAAGAAGACCATCAAGATCCTCAAGGAGAAGGCCTTCGACCAGGCACCCGTCGTTGACGAGTCCGG CATGATCCTAGGGATGCTTACCCTGGGCAACATGTTGTCTTCTGTGCTGGCTGGGAAGGTCAAGGCGTCTGACCCTGTCTCCAAGGTGCTCTACAAACAATTCAAACAG GTGCGACTGACCGATAACCTGGGTAAGCTGTCCCGTATCCTGGAGACAGATCACTTTGCCTTGGTGGTGCATGACCAGATTCAAT tcaTGGCGGACGGCTCCTCCTGTCTGAGACAGATGGTGTTTGGGGTGGTGACGTCCATTGACCTACTCAACTACATCACCACGCGCGAGAGGCGGGGAAGCGCACGGGAGCGCACGATGTCGGAGTGCTCCATGACATCTGAGTGCTCGCTGACCGACGAGCTGTAA